A stretch of the Vitis riparia cultivar Riparia Gloire de Montpellier isolate 1030 chromosome 13, EGFV_Vit.rip_1.0, whole genome shotgun sequence genome encodes the following:
- the LOC117928587 gene encoding RING-H2 finger protein ATL74-like: MVSLQNRPHRLLLDTDPGASPNIGSRMRSSYTNEANFDTNMVIILAALLCALICALGLNSIVRCALRCSRRLAFETADETAARLAATGLKKSALRQIPVAVYGSGTNIPATDCPICLGEFEQGDKVRVLPKCHHGFHMKCIDTWLVSHSSCPTCRHSLLEHPPASDAVDVHVDTGIRHPGNAPGGQPDVSVGVDGEI, from the coding sequence ATGGTGTCTCTTCAGAATCGTCCTCATCGTCTACTTCTTGACACAGACCCTGGTGCATCTCCAAACATTGGAAGCAGGATGCGAAGCTCCTACACAAATGAGGCGAATTTTGATACCAACATGGTGATCATCCTAGCAGCCTTGCTCTGTGCATTGATATGTGCCCTTGGACTCAACTCAATTGTTCGCTGCGCTCTAAGATGCAGCAGGAGGCTTGCTTTTGAGACCGCAGATGAGACTGCCGCACGTCTAGCTGCAACAGGCCTCAAGAAGAGTGCACTACGTCAGATTCCAGTGGCTGTATATGGCTCAGGGACAAACATCCCTGCTACTGACTGTCCTATTTGCCTAGGAGAATTCGAGCAAGGGGATAAAGTTCGAGTGCTCCCTAAATGTCACCATGGATTCCATATGAAGTGCATAGACACATGGCTGGTGTCACACTCATCTTGTCCAACTTGCAGGCACTCACTGCTAGAACACCCACCAGCTTCTGATGCAGTGGATGTGCATGTGGATACTGGAATTAGGCATCCTGGAAATGCACCAGGAGGGCAGCCTGATGTTTCTGTAGGTGTTGATGGGGAGATTTGA